GAGCGCGATGCCGAAAACGTGCGTTTGATGCTCCCCTATTTGTAATTTGTTCAGGAATACTTAAGCTATGACAAGGGTAAAACGCGGTAACGTTGCTCGTAAACGCCGCAAAAAAATTCTCAAACTCGCCAAGGGTTTTCGTGGTTCTCACTCTACTCTGTTTAGAACCGCTAATCAACAAGTAATGAAGGCGCTGCGGAGTGCCTATCGCGATCGCAAAAAGCGCAAACGTGATTTCCGTCGCCTCTGGATTACCCGCATCAATGCTGCTGTTCGTCAACATGGCATGAGCTACAGCCAGTTTATCGGTAATCTCAAAAAAGCTAACATCCAACTCAATCGCAAAATGTTGGCACAAATGGCTGTCCTCGATCCAACTGGTTTTGCTAAAGTGGCACAATTAGCAAGCCAAGCTAAAAGTTAAACCATGTGTAGTCCTAGACAAGTAATCATGGGGAGATGGGGTGATAGGGTGATGGGGAGAAAAACCCAGCACCAAACACTTAGCTCCTGCAATTACTTTTTTAGGAGTATTGGCAAAAAAATAATTCTTTTGTTGTTGCTATTTGCCCTTGTAATTGTAGGTACACAATCATCAGCATCTGCCGCAGAACTGACAAAAATTCAGCGGCGGGGCTATTTAAATATAGCTGTCAAAGATAATTTGCGTCCCTTGGGATTTAGAGACACAAAAGGCGATCTCCAAGGTTTGGAGATTGACTTAGCCCAACAATTAGCAGCAGATTTACTCGGGAAAGCAAATGCTGTCAAACTCAAACCTGTAGCTAATCGCGATCGCCTCTCACAAGTATTAGACAACAAAGTTGATCTCACTATTGCCAGGGTGACAGCAACCGAATCACGCGCCCGCTTGGTAAGCCTAAGTATTCCTTACTACTTTGATGGCACGAGATTAATTACAAAAAATACCTCTATACAGAATCTAGGCGACTTAGAAAAACAGAAAATAGCTCTTCTCAACAACTCTAGTACGATAGCCGATGTTCGGTATTATTTGCCACATGCAGAT
Above is a genomic segment from Fischerella sp. JS2 containing:
- the rplT gene encoding 50S ribosomal protein L20 — encoded protein: MTRVKRGNVARKRRKKILKLAKGFRGSHSTLFRTANQQVMKALRSAYRDRKKRKRDFRRLWITRINAAVRQHGMSYSQFIGNLKKANIQLNRKMLAQMAVLDPTGFAKVAQLASQAKS
- a CDS encoding transporter substrate-binding domain-containing protein, whose protein sequence is MCSPRQVIMGRWGDRVMGRKTQHQTLSSCNYFFRSIGKKIILLLLLFALVIVGTQSSASAAELTKIQRRGYLNIAVKDNLRPLGFRDTKGDLQGLEIDLAQQLAADLLGKANAVKLKPVANRDRLSQVLDNKVDLTIARVTATESRARLVSLSIPYYFDGTRLITKNTSIQNLGDLEKQKIALLNNSSTIADVRYYLPHADLVGVDSYQEGRSLLENNTVVAFAADTSVLSGWVQQYPQYRLLTIKLSTEPLSVVMPKGLQYDDLRRRVNGAIARYLETGWLQQRAQHWSLP